The nucleotide window GCACCATTGCCGCCGAAGCGCCACTTGGGATCAGAAGCGCCGGTTACAACCGGCGCACATGATCTCAAGTGGCGCTTCTGTTTCTCGGTACACAGCGCAGACAGGGCTTGTTGCAGTCGCCACGGAATCACCGCAATCCAGCGTGTAGGCGGGATCGGGCGAATAGTCTCCACGTTGTGCTGAACCGCTGGAGAATGCGCAACGACTTCGCGCCGGACCTGCGCAGGCTGGCGCTGATCGCGCCCGCACAGATCGTGTCGCGACGCACGCTCCCCGTTGTCCGACGGCTTTCCCGAGTGCGCAACGGCCGGACGCCCGTCACCACCGTGACCACGCCGAGCGGCGTCGAGGTGCGGGTCTTTCGTCCGGCACACTCGTCGGGACGTCTGCCCGGACTTCTGTGGATTCATGGCGGCGGCTATGTCATGGGCAGTGCCGCCCAGGACGATCGCTGGGCGCGAGCGATGTCCGAACGTGTCGGAATCGAGGTGGTGTCCGTCGACTACCGCCTCGCGCCGGAGCATCCGTATCCGGCAGCGATCGAGGACTGTCTGGACGCCCTGCGGTGGATGATCGACCAGCCAGACATCGACGCGACCCGGATCGCGATCGGCGGCAACAGCGCCGGCGGGGGACTGGCAGCGGCACTGGCCTTTCGCGCACGCGATGAAGGGGTGGAGCTGCGGTTGCAGCTCTTGACCTACCCGATGCTCGACGACCGAACCCGCAAACCCGATCCGCGGCACCGACTCTGGAACGCCTCGGCCAACGTCTTCGGGTGGTCGAGCTATCTGGGTGGCGCCGACACCGGGGAGGCGGTCCCGGCGCGACGTACCGACCTCGCGGGGTTGCCGCCCGCGTGGATCGGGGTCGGCACCCTCGACCTGTTCTCCACCGAGGACCGTGGCTACGCCGACCGCCTTCGCACGGCGGGGGTCGAGTGCCAGGTCGACGAGGTGTGCGGCGCATTTCACGGATTCGACATCGTCGCGCCCCGAACATCGATCGCACAGGACTTTTTCGCCAGGCAGTGCGACGCCGTCCGACGTGCGCTCGCGCACGACTGACCGAACGCGATATCAATGATCCGTCGGTAACCCGAGACGCCGCAGCGGGCCACCGCCGTCCACGAACAGCTCGCCGCCCGGGCGCAGCGCACGGGCCACGGCCTGCACGGCCGCGTCGTAGAGCTCGGGGTGTCGACCGTCGAGAGCGCCGACCCGCAGCGCGAAGGCCACGTCGAACGGTATGCGGTCGCCCAGTACGAAGTCCTCGATCGCGCCGCATTCGAAGTCGAGCCGGTCCGGGCGCAGCCCGTCGGCGAGCGCGGTACGACGTGCGGCGCTCACGGCCCGCGACGACCGGTCGATGCCCAGCACGAATCCGTCGGGGCCCACGCGCCGCGCCACCTCGCGTGCCGCTGCCCCGGGCCCGCAGCCGATCTCGAGGACTCGCAGACCGGGGGTCAGGGGCAGTGCGTCGACGGCGGCGGCGAGTCGTGGTGAGAGCACGTCTCGGCGCTGCTCAGTTCATCGGAAGCGGTTGTGCACCACGTAGTGCCAGCATCTGGGTGATGATGGCGATCTCCTTGTCCTGGGTTCGCTTCATGCTCGACGCCAGGTCGCGGACGTAGGTCTGCTCGACGTTCGCCGGGTCCGCGGCGTACTCCATCATGTGCAGACCGCCCTCGTGGTGGCGCAGCATCAGCTGCAGGAACCGGATGTCCACCTCGGGACCCCGCATCGCGCGGAACTGCTCCATCTCCGTCGACGTCGCCATACCCGGCATCGCCGGTTGCTCGGCGTCGGACTCGGGCGCTCCCGAGGCGGGCGCGCCGGACGTCGGCATCGGCATGTCCCCGTGGTCCATGTCCCCGTGGCCGCCGTCTCCGTGGTCCATGCTGCCGTGATCATGACCGCCCTCGGTGTGATCCGCGGGATCGGAATGGTCGTGTCCCTCGGTGTCCGACCCCCCGTGGCCCATCCAGGCCATGGTCGCCCCGGGGTTGGTGACGGGCCTGCCCCATCGCGACAGCCACGACTGCATCTGGCCGATCTCGTTGCTCTGGGCGGTGAGGATGTCGAACGCCATGCTCCGCACCTCGGGGTCGGTGCCGTGTTCGAGTTCGATGGCCGCCAGTTCCACTCCCTGCTCGTGGTGGCGGGTCATGTCCTGGGCGAATCCGACAGCCGCGGAGTTCGCGGCGGGCGAGTCCTCGCCGGTGGGGTCGTCGGCGAGGCTCGCCTGGATGAGCAGGCCGAGGCCGACACCGAAGAGAAGCAGCGCCGCCCCGCCCAGCGCGAGCAGGATCCGGGGACGCGACGACGTCTCGACAGCGTCGTCAGTTGCCACGGGAGTCGTTGTGTCGTCCGGGTTTTCGGGACGCTCGCTGCTGTCGGTCATCGCTGGGTCCTCGTCGTTCGTCAGGCCGGGGTCGTCTCGTCGGGCCGGGCCGGTGGCCGGACTGATGTTCGGGTGTGAACCGCGTCAGCCCGCGGGCGTCGGGGCGCCGCTGCCGCCGTCCATCGGGACCGCATCGGGGCCGGGCTCGCCCTGGTCGGCCGGCGGAGGATTCGACGGATCGAACCCGGGGATGGCGGTACAGGTGGCCTGGGTCTCCGGGTAGGCGGCGGTCTGCGGATTCTCCGGGTAGACACCGGGCATCATGTTGCGGCGCAACGCGGTGATGAACTGGTTGACGCGCGGGTCGCCGGCGGAGTCCAGCTTGAGCTGGTGGCCCCAGCTCTGCAGGGACAGCGGCTTGTCGAGTCCGGGGTAGGGCGACAGGAACAGGTACTGCTCACCGCGGACGAGCTGCTTGAGGTAGTCGAGGTCCTCCGGGGAGATCGTGTCCGGGTTGTAGGTGATCCACACCGCGCCGTGTTCGAGCGCGTGGACGGCGTTCTCCGAGCGCAGCGGATTCGGGTAGACGACGCCGGTGCAGGTCGCCCAGATCTCGTCATGGGGACCACCGAACGGCGGCGACTGGTCATAGGCGACGCGCTGGTCGGCCGTGACGTGGCGGGCGGCCTCGTAGTACCGCTTCGTCACACCGGGGATGTCGGACGCCGGGTCCGGCTTCTGCGGGGTGGGCACGAACTCCGACACCGACTCGACGGCGACGTCGTCCTTCTGTTCGGCGCGCTGCTCGTTGAACTTGGGGACGAGGTAGATCGCGAGACCCGCGATGAGACCGATGACCACCACGACGGCGCCGATCAGCATCCAGTCGATCTGCCGTCCCGTCGCCGAGGGAACCGAGCCTGCTCGTTTGCGGGACTTGGGGACGTTCGCCCCTGGTTTGCGCGCCATTGACTTCTTTCCTCATCCGACTGCGGGCGCCGGGCGGGCGGGCGGAATGCCCCGGCACGCGCTCGGCGCCCACGAGTGTACTGGTGGGCCCCGTGGGTCGAGCGGGGTGCGATTGTCGGTGATCAGGCAACGGCCAATAGGATGATGTCCTGTGACTCCCGCCGACCTGGCCGCGCTGCTGCGCGCCGTGACCCTGACCGTGGTCCGTGACCGCGGACTGGACGAGAACCTGGTGCCCGACTCCATCGTCGTCGAGCGCCCCCGTCACGCTGACCACGGCGACTACTCCACCAACGTCGCCCTGCAGATGGGCAAGCGACTCGGCGTGAACCCGCGCGAACTCGCGGGCTGGCTCGCGGAGGCCTTCGCCGCTGCCGAGGGCATCTCGAAGACCGAGGTCGCCGGTCCGGGATTCGTCAACGTCTGGCTCGGTGCCGCCGCGCAGAACACCGTCGTCGCAGCCGTGCTCGCGCGCGGTGCGGACTACGGCCGTGGGAACGAGTTCGCCGGATCGGTCATCAACCTCGAATTCGTCTCGGCCAACCCGACCGGACCCATCCATCTCGGCGGTACACGCTGGGCCGCCGTCGGTGACGCACTCGGACGTGTTCTCGCCGCCCGTGGCGGAGCGGTCACGCGGGAGTACTACTTCAACGACCACGGCGCCCAGATCGACCGGTTCGCCCGGTCGCTGGAGGCGGCCGCACTGGGTGAGGAGACCCCGGAGGACGGGTACGCGGGCGATTACATCGCCGACATCGCCGCCAAGGTCGTCGAGGCGGCCCCCGACGTCCTGTCGCTGCCCGAGGCCGATCGGCTCGAGACGTTCCGCTCGGTCGGGGTGGACCTGATGTTCACCCACATCAAGCAGAGCCTGCACGACTTCGGCACCGACTTCGACGTCTTCACCCACGAGGACAAGATGTTCGCCACCGGACTGGTCGACGAGTGCATCGACGAGCTCAAGGCCAACGGCAACCTCTACGAGAAGGACGGCGCGTGGTGGCTGCGGTCCACCGAGTTCGGTGACGACAAGGACCGGGTCGTCCTCAAGAGCGATGGCAACGCGGCCTACATCGCGGGCGACATCGCCTACTACCGGGACAAGCGCAACCGCGGCTTCAACCTCTGCATCTACATGCTCGGTGCGGACCATCACGGCTACATCAGCCGTCTCAAGGCGGCCGCCGCGGCGCTCGGCGACGATCCGGCCACCGTCGAGGTGCTGATCGGTCAGATGGTCAACCTCGTCCGCGACGGCAAGCCGGTGCGCATGAGCAAGCGTGCGGGCACGGTGATCACCCTCGACGACCTCGTCGACGCGGTGGGTGTCGACGGCGCCCGCTACTCCCTCATCCGTTCCTCCGTCGACGTCAACATCGACATCGACCTGGATCTGCTGACCAAGCAGTCCAACGACAATCCGGTGTACTACGTGCAGTACGCCCACGCGCGGATGTCGGCGCTGGCCCGCAACGCCGCCGATCTGGGCGTCGTGTCGTCGCTGGACCATCTCGACCTGCTCGACGATCCCGCCGAGGGCGAACTGATCCGCACCATCGGCGATTTCGACGATGTCGTCGCAACGGCGGCCACCCTGCGGGAACCGCACCGGGTGTGCCGCTATCTCGAGGTCCTCGCCGGCACCTACCACCGCTTCTACGCCAAGTGCCGCGTCCTGCCGCAGGGCGACGAGAAGCCCGCGGACATCCACCGTGCCCGACTCGCCCTGTGCGAGGCCACCCGTCAGGTCCTCGCCAACGGCCTCGGCCTGGTCGGCGTCACCGCACCGGAGCAGATGTGAACGCGCACCCGGCCGGTCCCCGGCACGCCGAACTGCTGGCCGCGCCACACCTCGCCGAGCGCCCGAACGACCCGGCCGTGCTCGCGGCGATCCCCGCGCAGGTGTGGCCGCGCAACGCATCTCGCGACGACTCGGGTGAACTGCGGCTCGCCGGTGTGCCGGTGAGCGAGCTCGCCGAGGAGTTCGGGACACCCGCATTCTTCGTCGACGAGGCCGACTTCCGGTCGCGCTGCCGGGACATGATGGCCGCGTTCGGTCCGTATGGACGAGTGCACTACGCGTCGAAGGCGTTCCTGTGCACCGAGATCGCCCGCTGGGTGGACGACGAAGGGTTGTCGCTCGACGTCTGCAGCGGCGGCGAACTGGCCATCGCGCTGCGCGCCGGTTTCCCGCCGGAGCGGATCGCGTTGCACGGCAACAACAAGAGCGTCGAAGAACTGCGCGCCGCGGTCGACGCCGGGATCGGGCACGTCGTCCTCGACTCGATGATCGAGATCGAGCGGCTCGACGCCGTGGCCCGCGAGCGCGGTGTCGTCGCCGACGTGCTGGTCCGCGTGACCGTCGGTGTCGAGGCGCACACCCACGAGTTCATCTCGACCGCACACGAAGACCAGAAGTTCGGGTTCTCACTCGCCGGCGGAGTCGCGATGGAGGCCATCCGACGCGTGTTCGCCACCGACAACCTGAGGCTCGTGGGTCTGCACAGCCACATCGGTTCGCAGATCTTCGACATGGACGGCTTCGAACTGGCCGCCCATCGTGTGCTCGGACTGCTCCGCGATGTGGTGGGCGAGTTCGGCGTCGAGAAGACCTCGCAGATGTCGATCGTCGATCTCGGTGGGGGACTGGGGATCTCGTACCTTCCCGAGGAGCGACCGCTGCCGGTTGCGAAGGTGGCGGAGACCCTGGCCGCGATCGTCGAACGGGAGTCGGCGGCCGTCGGTCTGCCGATGCCGATCATCGCGGTCGAACCCGGCCGCGCCATCGCCGGTCCGGGTACGGTCACCCTGTATCGCGTCGGCACCGTGAAAGACGTGGCACTCGGCGGTGGGGCCGTACGACGCTATGTCTCGGTCGACGGCGGCATGAGCGACAACATCCGCACCGTCCTCTACGACGCCGAATACGACGTACGGCTCGTGTCGCGGGTGTCGCAGGCGCGCGCTGTGGTCTGTCGCGTCGTCGGAAAGCACTGCGAGAGCG belongs to Gordonia sp. KTR9 and includes:
- a CDS encoding alpha/beta hydrolase, with translation MRNDFAPDLRRLALIAPAQIVSRRTLPVVRRLSRVRNGRTPVTTVTTPSGVEVRVFRPAHSSGRLPGLLWIHGGGYVMGSAAQDDRWARAMSERVGIEVVSVDYRLAPEHPYPAAIEDCLDALRWMIDQPDIDATRIAIGGNSAGGGLAAALAFRARDEGVELRLQLLTYPMLDDRTRKPDPRHRLWNASANVFGWSSYLGGADTGEAVPARRTDLAGLPPAWIGVGTLDLFSTEDRGYADRLRTAGVECQVDEVCGAFHGFDIVAPRTSIAQDFFARQCDAVRRALAHD
- a CDS encoding SAM-dependent methyltransferase; amino-acid sequence: MLSPRLAAAVDALPLTPGLRVLEIGCGPGAAAREVARRVGPDGFVLGIDRSSRAVSAARRTALADGLRPDRLDFECGAIEDFVLGDRIPFDVAFALRVGALDGRHPELYDAAVQAVARALRPGGELFVDGGGPLRRLGLPTDH
- a CDS encoding DUF305 domain-containing protein, translated to MTDSSERPENPDDTTTPVATDDAVETSSRPRILLALGGAALLLFGVGLGLLIQASLADDPTGEDSPAANSAAVGFAQDMTRHHEQGVELAAIELEHGTDPEVRSMAFDILTAQSNEIGQMQSWLSRWGRPVTNPGATMAWMGHGGSDTEGHDHSDPADHTEGGHDHGSMDHGDGGHGDMDHGDMPMPTSGAPASGAPESDAEQPAMPGMATSTEMEQFRAMRGPEVDIRFLQLMLRHHEGGLHMMEYAADPANVEQTYVRDLASSMKRTQDKEIAIITQMLALRGAQPLPMN
- a CDS encoding DUF3105 domain-containing protein, with the translated sequence MARKPGANVPKSRKRAGSVPSATGRQIDWMLIGAVVVVIGLIAGLAIYLVPKFNEQRAEQKDDVAVESVSEFVPTPQKPDPASDIPGVTKRYYEAARHVTADQRVAYDQSPPFGGPHDEIWATCTGVVYPNPLRSENAVHALEHGAVWITYNPDTISPEDLDYLKQLVRGEQYLFLSPYPGLDKPLSLQSWGHQLKLDSAGDPRVNQFITALRRNMMPGVYPENPQTAAYPETQATCTAIPGFDPSNPPPADQGEPGPDAVPMDGGSGAPTPAG
- the argS gene encoding arginine--tRNA ligase yields the protein MTPADLAALLRAVTLTVVRDRGLDENLVPDSIVVERPRHADHGDYSTNVALQMGKRLGVNPRELAGWLAEAFAAAEGISKTEVAGPGFVNVWLGAAAQNTVVAAVLARGADYGRGNEFAGSVINLEFVSANPTGPIHLGGTRWAAVGDALGRVLAARGGAVTREYYFNDHGAQIDRFARSLEAAALGEETPEDGYAGDYIADIAAKVVEAAPDVLSLPEADRLETFRSVGVDLMFTHIKQSLHDFGTDFDVFTHEDKMFATGLVDECIDELKANGNLYEKDGAWWLRSTEFGDDKDRVVLKSDGNAAYIAGDIAYYRDKRNRGFNLCIYMLGADHHGYISRLKAAAAALGDDPATVEVLIGQMVNLVRDGKPVRMSKRAGTVITLDDLVDAVGVDGARYSLIRSSVDVNIDIDLDLLTKQSNDNPVYYVQYAHARMSALARNAADLGVVSSLDHLDLLDDPAEGELIRTIGDFDDVVATAATLREPHRVCRYLEVLAGTYHRFYAKCRVLPQGDEKPADIHRARLALCEATRQVLANGLGLVGVTAPEQM
- the lysA gene encoding diaminopimelate decarboxylase → MNAHPAGPRHAELLAAPHLAERPNDPAVLAAIPAQVWPRNASRDDSGELRLAGVPVSELAEEFGTPAFFVDEADFRSRCRDMMAAFGPYGRVHYASKAFLCTEIARWVDDEGLSLDVCSGGELAIALRAGFPPERIALHGNNKSVEELRAAVDAGIGHVVLDSMIEIERLDAVARERGVVADVLVRVTVGVEAHTHEFISTAHEDQKFGFSLAGGVAMEAIRRVFATDNLRLVGLHSHIGSQIFDMDGFELAAHRVLGLLRDVVGEFGVEKTSQMSIVDLGGGLGISYLPEERPLPVAKVAETLAAIVERESAAVGLPMPIIAVEPGRAIAGPGTVTLYRVGTVKDVALGGGAVRRYVSVDGGMSDNIRTVLYDAEYDVRLVSRVSQARAVVCRVVGKHCESGDIVIKDCWLPEDLGPGDLIAVAATGAYCYSMSSRYNMTMRPPVVAVADGNARLLLRRETIEDFLSLEVGQ